From the genome of Agromyces badenianii:
CACCTCGAACTTCTGCAGGCCCTGGCCGGTGCGAACGGTGAACTTCTCACCCGGGGCCAGTCGCTGGATGCCCGAGAACGGGCCGCCGTACGCTGCGTTCCGGCCCATGATGACGCTGACCCCCGCCTGACCGGGCAGCGCCGTGTCGCGACGATGCCCCGGGCCCGCCGTCAGCTGCGCCGACGAGGTGCCCTCGACGACGAACTCCCGGAGGTCGAGGCTCGGGATGTCGAGCAGGGCGACGGGCACGCCGTCGGCGAGCAGCACGTCGTCGAAGTCGCCCTCACTCACCGGCGCGGTGCCCGCCTCGAGTGCGGCTCGGAACGTGTCCGACAATCGCTGCTGCGCGGCGAAGTGCTGAACATGGCCGAACAGCATCAGGTTGAGCACGAACATCAGCGCCAGCGCGGCGAGCATCGCCGAGGCGCTGCGGGCCAACGCCTGCGCGGGACTGAGCGGGGCGTAGACGACCGGTGCCCGCGGCGGACGCTTGGGCGGTTTGGGCGGCCTCGGGAGCTTCGGCGGCCTCGGCGGGCGAAGCCGACGTGCAGATGGCGCGGCGGTGGCGTCGCCGACCGTGTCGGCGCTGTCGTACTCCTCGAGCTCGGTGGTCGTCACGCGGTCTCCCCGGCGACGATCGGCAGCTCGGCCCGCCGCAGGAAGTGCCGCACGGCGGCCGCCCCGAGGAGCGCCGCGGCGGTCACGCCGATGAGCCACGGCGGCGCGAAGACGAAGGCGTCGCGGGTGACCGGGGTGAGCTCGGTTCCGTCGACCACCTTCGGCGGAGTGAGGCGCGCGTGTGCGGAGATGAGCGTCCACTGGCCCACCCCGGGCACGTCGGCGCTGATCGTGCGCCGCTCACCGGGCTTGAGATTCACGACGCGCACGTCGTCGACCTGGCCGATCCGGTTACCGAACGGCCCCTCCATCCAGAAGTCGGCCCGCATCGTGATGGCGGAGTCCGAGACGTTCCGAACGGTGAACCAGAGCTGCAGGTCGCCGCCGAAGGGGTTGGGTGATGGCGAGTACCCGCTGCTCAGGCCGCCGAGGTAGAGCACGCCGCCGAGCTCGAATTCATCGGGTCCGGGGGGCAGGTCGACGACCGGTTCGACGGATGCCCCTGGGGCGACGCTCCCCGGGCCGCGCGTGCTCGGCGATCCACTCCCGCCCGAGCTCCCGACCGGGGTACTGCCACTCGGGCGGCTGACCGGAGGGGCGCTCGGACCGCAGCTCGGCACCGGCGTGGGTGCCGCCGTCGACGTGGGCTCGGGCTTCGGCGGTGGGCCCAGGACCGTCGCCGAGAGCTCGATGCCGCGCACGTTCGGCGGCTCGGGGCACGTGAGCGCGCTCCGCACCTCGTCACCGGCTGCGTGCGCGGCCGCGACCCCGCCGCCCAGCAGCATCGTCGCGAGCGCGGCAGCCGCGACACCGCGTGTCACCGAGACTCCCAGTGCACCCGCCCCCGCGACCCGCCCTCGGCCGCTGCGATCCCGACCCACGGCGCTCAGCTCTCCGAAACGCCGCGCGAGCCCTCGCCCGCGCCGACGAGGTCGCGTTCGGCATCCGCCTTGCGACGCGCCTCCGCCTCGGTGTGTTCGATCCAGGCCTTCGCGTTCCGGTCGTTGCGGCTGCGGCTGAAGCGGATCCAGGCCCAGACGCCGAGTCCGATCACGACGAGCGCGAGCAGCACCCACGGCACGACGAAGATGACGATGTCACGGTGCACCACGCTGAGCGGACCCGGGTTGAGCGCTTCGGGGTCGACCTTCGGCGCCATCGACACGTACGGGTTCAGGTACACCCACTGCCCGACGCCGGGCACGACCACGGTGACGGTGCGGGTGCTGCCGGGCAGCATTTCGCTGAGCTCCTCTTCAACGGCGGCGCCCAGGCCGACGCCGAAGACGCCCGTCACTCCGACGATCATGTCGGCACCGAGCGCGACGTTGCCCGCGTTGCGAACCGTGAACGTGACCGTGGTGTCGCCCGCGAACGGGTTCAGGGTCGGCTCGTACGACGCGGTCATGCTCGAGACCGTGAGGTTCGGCTGGAGCTCGCCCGGCACCCGCACGTAGAGTCGCGTGCCGACGCGTCGGTCGACGAGTACCTGCCCGTCGGGCGAGACCGCGGAGATCACGATGCCGGCCGCGTGGTCGCCCGGCGCGGCATCCGCCGGCACCGTGACCGAGAACGGCACGACCTTCGACTCGCCCGGCTGAAGCAGAATGTCGAGCTTCGTCGTGCCGCCGTCGAACACGACCCAGGCACCGGCGTCCGAGGGCGCCACTCCGGTGTCGAGCAGGCCGTAGCCGCCGTCTTCGCTGTTGAACGCGTCGGTCGCGAAGACCGCGAAGGTCTGGGCGACGGTGCCCGTGTTCGCGACCACGTAGGCGTCTTCGACTGTCTGACCGGGACTCACCTGGTAGCTGAACCGAGTACGACCGGTGGTGTTGGCATCAGCCAGCGGGGCGCCCGAGATGCCGATGGTGCCGTCGTCTCCCTCGGCGAACGAGCCGGCGGCGGGCGCGATGGCGGCGGCCGTGCCCGCGAGGAAGGCGAGGGCGAGGAGCGCGGCGAGACGGGAGATCGGGCGCGCACGGGTCGGGAAAGATTGCACAGTACATCTCCCCAGCACCGGTTGTCCTCGACTCATCCGAGTGCTGAACGAGCCGTGAACGAGAGACGGCGAGGGGCGATCTCCGGCGGGGCGGCTCCGGCGGGGCGGTCCGCGGAAACGCAGAGGAGGGGCGGCGCCGAAGCGCCGCCCCTCCCCTGTTGCGGAGCTACTTCGAGACGAGCGTGAGCGTCATCTTCGAGGTGTAGGTGCCGGCGGGCGCGTCAACCGGAGCGACGAGCTTGAGGTCGGCGCTCAGCTTCGTGATGCCGAGGCTGCCGGGACCGGCGGCGCCGTCGGCGAATGCCGACGGGTAGGCGGCGGTGCCGGGCGTCTGCGCGGCGCCGGCCGTCGCCGTGGTGGAGGTGGTGCCCGCGGCGACGACCTTCGGGGTGCTGCCGAGGTGCTTCGCCTCGATGGTGTTGGTGCCGGAGACGAAGTTCGCGACCGACTGCGTCAGGGTCCAGCCCGGGCGCGAGACGACGCGGTCGTCGCTGACGGTGACCTCGGGGAGGGTGGCCGTCGAGGTCGACAGGCGGTTCACGAGCGTCGCGGTACCGAAGGTCGCCGCGGCGTTCGCCGGAACGGTCAGCTGCAGCGCACCGTCCTCAGCGGCGATGGTGGTCGCCTGGAGGTCGATGTCGCCGGTCTGGCACGAGGCCGGGTCGGCGACACAGGGGTCCACGGGCGCGGTGACGTCGGTCGACGCCACGTAGCTCCAGGTGCCGCCGGGGTAGACGGTGATGTGCGCGTACATCACGCCGGAGTCGGCGATCAGCACGTCGTTGCTCTTCGTGAAGGCGATGCCGAGCGAGAACTGACCGCCGTTCGTCTTCACCGTGCCCATGTTGGCGCCGTCGATCTGGAAGATCGAGATGTTCGGGTAGGAGACGTCCTTCGTTCCGGGAGCGAACCCGGCGTCGTTCTTGCCGACCCAGTTCTGGATGTCGCGCTCCTGGCCGCGGGTCGAGAGGAAGACCTTCACGCCCGTCGCGTCGGCCGAGCCGACGAAGGCGTCGCCGGGGTTGACGGCGTTCGGGTTGCCGAGGATGAAGTCATCCCACTGACGAACGGCGCCATCAGCGATGAGCGTCGCGTTGTCGTCGAGGATGTAGAAGGCCGACGAGGAGCCGGACGGCGTGATGGCCGCCATGGCTGCCGGCGCGGTGGCGCCGACGAGTGCGAGTGCGATGGCGCCGGCGACGGCTGCCTTCGCTCGGATGGACTTGAGCATGTTCGTGTTCTCTTTCTCTGAAAGCGGGATCAGCCGGCGGGGTACGCGGCGATGGGAGTGCTGCTCGAAGGTGCGAGGAAGCCGAACTTCTTCTTCACGGCGCCCGGGTGGAAGGCGAGGTTGCCGAAGTTGGTGAGGCTGTTCGACTTGGTGGAGTCGATCAGGTTGGCGAGTGCCGGGTCGAACGCGGCGGAGCCCGAGAACGTCGAGTCGACGCGCGAGCGCTCCACGATCAGGTAGGTGTCGCGGCCGAAGGTGCTGTTGGAGTAGTAGCCGGCGCTCGGCACGAGGTTCGGCGCGGTGCCGGTGAAGGGCACCTGACCGGCGACGGGCGAACCGAGCAGCACGGTCGGAGCTGCGGCGAGCGTGTTCACGCCCGAGACGTTGTTGCCCTGCGAGACCCAGTTCGCCACCGAGAAGGGGATGATCTGGTTGTCGCCGAGCACGGTCGCGTCGTTCTCGGGAAGCGTCGTGGTCGCCTGGTCCGCCACACCGGAGGGGTTCGTCACGCCGATCGCGCCGAGGAAGAAGCTGCGCGTGCCCGAGCCGTTCTGCGGCAGCTTCGGCGTCACGGTGACGCCGTCGATGCTCGTGAGGGTGCCCTCGTAGATCGCCTTGAGCTGCGCGGCGGTGAGGTTCGCCCACGCGGCGGTGCCGCCCTTGTAGGCGTACGCGAGTGCGTCACGGCCGTAGGGCACGTAGAGGAGCTTGCCGTTCGCGTCCGCGTTGGAGCCCGGGCCGCTCGACGAACGTGCGATGTCGACCTGGCCGGGGATGGGCTTCGCGGGCGTCGTGTTGCCGCTCGCCGACCAGTTCGCGCCGTCGATCGAACGACGCAGCGCGTCGCGACCCTGGCTCGAGCCTGCGGGGCGGGCGAAGTACACGCCGGCGCTCTTCGTCTGGATCGCGGCGGAGCCGAACGAGTCGAAGTTGCCGAGCGTCGAGATGCCCGACTTGACGCGGACGAACGATCCCGACGCACTCGTGCCGTTGATGAGCGCGTTCATCGAGTCCTGCAGGGTGTCCGAGCCGACAGCCACGTAGCTGTTCGACACGGGCTCCGCGGAGGCGGACGAGGCGATGGCGACGCCCGAGAGGGCGACACCGATGGCCGCGCTGAGCGCGACGATCTTCTTGAGTTTCACTGAGTTCCTATCCGAGAGGTGTGGATGTGGAGGTGACGATGTGCCGAACTGCAGATGATGCGGTCCTGCGGGTGATGCGGTACTTCGGGTGATGCGGCATTGCGGGTGGTGCGGTACTTCGGGTGGTGCGATGGAACGGTCGGGTGAAGTCGGGATGGTCAGCGACGCTGACGGAATCGGGGGATGAGCGGAACGGCGGCAGCGCCCGCCAGGCCGGCGAGGAGGCTGATGGGCAGTGCGGCCTGGACGCCGACGAGCTCGGGGTCGTCTGGCGTCGTTGCGCCCGAGAGCGCGGTGGCGGCCTCACCGGTCGCCTCCGGCGCGCCGTCGGCGGGGACCGGGGAGCCGCCCGCCGTCGAGCTGGATGGGGTGAGCCCGGTGGCCGCCGTTCGCGGCGCCTGGCCCGTCGACTGGACGCTGCCCCGTACGGGCGATTTCGCCGGCGTGCCCGCCTGGATGGCGTCGGCGGCGGCAACGGCCTGGGTGCGCCACCCCTCGGGCAGCGGCGCATAGCCCTCGGGCAACTGCCCGAGCGCGACGCCGGGCGTCTGTCCGGTCGATGCCGCGTAGCGGATGAACGTCGCGTAGCTGGCCCGCAGGCGGGCATCGGTCATCGCGGGATTGACCGCGGCGTACACCGGCATGGCGAGCGGGTAGGCCGCAGGTGCGCCCTGCGCCCTGCTCGATGAGAAGTCGAAGCCGTAGACCTGGGGCTGAGTGGAGGATGCGGTCATGGCCGCCGCCGCAGCGGCGATCGACTCCGTGCTCGGAGCGACGAACTGCCCCGCCGGGTTCAGCAACGAGGTGGTCACGATCTGGTACTTCGCCGCAGCCGCGGTGTCGGTCAGCCCGATCACCCCTTGGCTGCCGGGCAGGTTCCGGGGGGTCTTGACGTACTTCGGCGGATTGCCGAACGCGTCCCACGCGCCGAGGACGAGACCGTCGCCGCGCAAGGTGAGGTACCCGGCCGTGTCGAGCGTGTTCGTGTACGGACGCCAGGTCACGGTGTTGATCGCCGCGGGACCCTGCGGAACGGCGGCCACTTCGGACGGGTCGGCCTTGGGGAAGTCCTCCCTCGGCAGTTCGACCCCGTTCTGCGTGGGGTTGATCGCGCCATCCGTCGAGCTCCACTTGTTCACGACCATGCCCCACGGATCGGGTGCGCCCGCGAGGAAGGCGCGCGCCTCGGCGTCGGCCATC
Proteins encoded in this window:
- a CDS encoding substrate-binding domain-containing protein; its protein translation is MKLKKIVALSAAIGVALSGVAIASSASAEPVSNSYVAVGSDTLQDSMNALINGTSASGSFVRVKSGISTLGNFDSFGSAAIQTKSAGVYFARPAGSSQGRDALRRSIDGANWSASGNTTPAKPIPGQVDIARSSSGPGSNADANGKLLYVPYGRDALAYAYKGGTAAWANLTAAQLKAIYEGTLTSIDGVTVTPKLPQNGSGTRSFFLGAIGVTNPSGVADQATTTLPENDATVLGDNQIIPFSVANWVSQGNNVSGVNTLAAAPTVLLGSPVAGQVPFTGTAPNLVPSAGYYSNSTFGRDTYLIVERSRVDSTFSGSAAFDPALANLIDSTKSNSLTNFGNLAFHPGAVKKKFGFLAPSSSTPIAAYPAG
- a CDS encoding sortase domain-bontaining protein, with the translated sequence MTTTELEEYDSADTVGDATAAPSARRLRPPRPPKLPRPPKPPKRPPRAPVVYAPLSPAQALARSASAMLAALALMFVLNLMLFGHVQHFAAQQRLSDTFRAALEAGTAPVSEGDFDDVLLADGVPVALLDIPSLDLREFVVEGTSSAQLTAGPGHRRDTALPGQAGVSVIMGRNAAYGGPFSGIQRLAPGEKFTVRTGQGLQKFEVIGLRYAGDPTPPAPKRGESRLILQTARGAAFVPGGIAYVDAKLTSEVQPAGARQTSSLTLPREDTALATDTTTVWALVFALQLLIVVEVAAVWAFRRIGAQKTWIVFVPVVLLAGLFVADQVARLLPNLL
- a CDS encoding DUF916 domain-containing protein; protein product: MQSFPTRARPISRLAALLALAFLAGTAAAIAPAAGSFAEGDDGTIGISGAPLADANTTGRTRFSYQVSPGQTVEDAYVVANTGTVAQTFAVFATDAFNSEDGGYGLLDTGVAPSDAGAWVVFDGGTTKLDILLQPGESKVVPFSVTVPADAAPGDHAAGIVISAVSPDGQVLVDRRVGTRLYVRVPGELQPNLTVSSMTASYEPTLNPFAGDTTVTFTVRNAGNVALGADMIVGVTGVFGVGLGAAVEEELSEMLPGSTRTVTVVVPGVGQWVYLNPYVSMAPKVDPEALNPGPLSVVHRDIVIFVVPWVLLALVVIGLGVWAWIRFSRSRNDRNAKAWIEHTEAEARRKADAERDLVGAGEGSRGVSES